The Nitrospira sp. KM1 genome includes a window with the following:
- a CDS encoding MFS transporter, with product MTSSRSFLLICTVGIFCFISYNMVRMPVLALFAESLGAGPERIGLIVSISTLTGVLLKLPSGALSDIYGRRFLLRIGVVAFGLPPFIYPFVSDLNTLAGLRFFHGLATAMFAPSALATVAELYRERRGAALGTYTACTQSGSLLGPFIGGYLIYGAGFSTAFIAAGIFGCIAVILFYSLHLDVAVPTVKERGLAAVGADMWKGVVIILRNRKVLITSSTDAAKMIANGALMAFLPLYGLSVGLNPGEVGLLFTVQAITSFFSKPIMGRVSDRVGRQPLIVMGLVICSVTFVSMPHVSTFAVLLLLSAGFGFGEAVVSSSSSALVADSSEFKTLGAGMGMQGTIMDIGHASGPLLAGLLIANMSYGSAFAVIGGVQLAAAAGFWLTMRRQ from the coding sequence ATGACCTCTTCACGAAGTTTTCTGCTCATCTGCACCGTCGGCATATTCTGCTTCATCAGCTACAACATGGTGCGGATGCCGGTGCTCGCATTATTTGCCGAATCGCTTGGAGCCGGACCCGAGCGAATCGGACTCATTGTGTCCATTTCCACCTTGACGGGCGTGTTGCTGAAGCTGCCGTCGGGAGCGCTATCGGACATCTACGGCCGCCGATTCCTCTTGCGGATCGGCGTCGTGGCGTTCGGCTTGCCGCCATTTATCTATCCGTTTGTCTCGGACCTCAATACATTGGCGGGTCTCAGATTCTTTCATGGTCTGGCTACGGCGATGTTTGCTCCGAGCGCGCTCGCAACCGTGGCGGAACTCTATCGTGAGCGGCGAGGAGCGGCGCTCGGTACCTACACGGCGTGCACGCAGTCCGGATCGCTGCTCGGTCCTTTCATCGGCGGCTACCTCATCTACGGCGCTGGATTTTCCACCGCTTTCATCGCGGCGGGCATATTTGGCTGCATCGCCGTGATCCTGTTCTATAGCTTGCATCTCGATGTGGCCGTGCCGACGGTCAAAGAAAGAGGGTTGGCTGCCGTGGGAGCAGACATGTGGAAAGGCGTCGTCATCATCTTGCGAAATCGCAAGGTATTGATTACCAGCTCCACCGATGCGGCCAAGATGATTGCCAATGGGGCGCTGATGGCATTCCTGCCGCTGTACGGCCTCTCAGTCGGACTGAATCCCGGAGAGGTCGGATTGCTCTTTACGGTGCAGGCGATCACATCATTTTTCTCCAAGCCGATCATGGGCCGCGTGTCTGATCGAGTCGGCCGTCAACCGCTGATCGTGATGGGGCTCGTGATCTGCTCCGTGACGTTTGTATCCATGCCTCACGTCTCGACATTCGCCGTCCTGCTGCTCCTCTCGGCGGGGTTTGGATTTGGCGAGGCGGTTGTGTCTTCTTCGTCCTCCGCATTGGTCGCCGATAGCTCGGAGTTTAAGACGCTGGGGGCCGGCATGGGCATGCAGGGAACGATTATGGATATCGGCCATGCCAGTGGGCCACTTCTGGCCGGGTTGCTGATCGCAAACATGAGTTATGGAAGCGCTTTCGCCGTCATCGGCGGCGTGCAATTGGCTGCAGCAGCCGGCTTCTGGCTTACCATGAGGAGGCAATAG
- the ribD gene encoding bifunctional diaminohydroxyphosphoribosylaminopyrimidine deaminase/5-amino-6-(5-phosphoribosylamino)uracil reductase RibD — translation MTTRTQDLAYMTLALRLAEKGRGTASPNPMVGALVVKGGRIVGQAYHHRAGRPHAEVLAIRQAGIRARGATLYVTLEPCCHTQKRTPPCVPDIIRAGIRRVVIAMTDPNPMVKGRGTAAIRRAKLAITTGVGRAQAEALNRTYRHWMMTKRPHVTLKAGMTLDGQIATSTGESRWITGRQSRREVHRLRSQVDAVLVGAGTVIADNPSLTARMGRGFMRLNRRQPLRVVVDGRGRIPLSAKILSDQWCARTLVAVTASVPAARLSALRNKKVETIVIPAAGGRVLLPKLLAELGRRGVTSLLIEGGSELNAAMLRAKLVDHVMMYVAPALLGGDDARGVIGGKAPVRLIDAIRLRRFRCRAVGADILIEGDL, via the coding sequence GTGACCACCCGCACTCAGGACCTCGCGTACATGACCCTGGCTCTTCGCCTTGCGGAGAAGGGCCGGGGAACGGCGAGCCCCAATCCAATGGTCGGCGCTCTCGTCGTCAAAGGCGGCCGGATCGTCGGGCAGGCCTATCATCACCGGGCCGGCCGTCCGCATGCCGAAGTGCTCGCCATTCGGCAGGCGGGGATCCGCGCCCGGGGCGCCACTCTCTACGTGACGTTGGAACCGTGCTGTCACACTCAAAAACGGACGCCTCCCTGCGTTCCCGACATCATACGAGCGGGAATTCGGCGGGTCGTCATCGCCATGACCGACCCGAATCCCATGGTGAAAGGCCGTGGGACGGCTGCGATCCGCCGGGCGAAGTTGGCGATCACGACAGGTGTGGGACGGGCGCAGGCGGAGGCATTGAATAGGACCTATCGGCATTGGATGATGACGAAGCGTCCGCATGTGACGTTGAAGGCCGGTATGACGCTCGACGGTCAGATCGCGACGTCCACGGGTGAGTCACGATGGATCACCGGCCGGCAATCCCGCCGCGAGGTGCATCGTCTGCGTTCACAAGTCGATGCGGTACTCGTCGGCGCGGGCACGGTCATCGCCGATAATCCCTCCCTGACGGCCCGGATGGGCCGCGGGTTCATGCGGTTGAATCGCCGCCAGCCGCTGCGGGTCGTTGTGGACGGCAGAGGGCGCATACCGCTGAGTGCCAAGATACTCTCAGATCAGTGGTGCGCCAGAACGCTCGTCGCTGTGACGGCGTCGGTTCCGGCGGCTCGATTGTCGGCCTTGCGGAACAAGAAGGTCGAAACGATTGTGATCCCGGCGGCTGGAGGCCGCGTGCTCCTCCCGAAATTGCTTGCCGAGCTCGGACGCCGAGGAGTCACCTCGTTGCTTATCGAAGGGGGAAGCGAACTCAATGCCGCCATGCTGAGGGCGAAATTGGTCGATCACGTCATGATGTATGTGGCGCCGGCGCTCTTGGGTGGGGATGACGCCAGGGGCGTCATCGGAGGGAAAGCTCCCGTTCGCCTGATCGACGCGATCCGGCTTCGACGGTTCCGCTGTCGCGCCGTGGGCGCCGATATTCTGATCGAAGGAGATCTGTGA
- the ppdK gene encoding pyruvate, phosphate dikinase codes for MAKKYVFYFGDGKAEGTSNMKELLGGKGAGLAEMTNLGISVPPGFTISTEACVEYYNLGKKYPSGMWDAALQSLKRVERSMGMGFGNPERPLLVSVRSGARASMPGMMDTVLNVGLTTKTVEGLAAKTRNDRFAQDSYRRFVSMFGSIVMGVPREHFEAILKHKKTEVGVTHETHLDARHLRELVASFKALVKEETKKDFPDEPLDQLRMAINAVFSSWFGARAITYRRLYGIPDSWGTAVNVVAMVFGNMGETSGTGVAFTRSPSSGDKAFFGECLMNAQGEDVVAGIRTPLPVNALAKNVPDAYKELEHTYKKLEKHYRDMLDLEFTIQEGKLYMLQTRVGKRTGIAAVKIAVDMVKEGAISKQEAVQRIGPDQLAQYLYPIFDTKEESKANPLGKGLPAGPGAAAGKIALTPDRAVEMKASGNRVVLVRQETSPDDIHGMNAAAGFLTARGGMTSHAAVVARQMGKVCVAGCESVDVLDSQTVKIGAKTFREGDFLSVNGSTGNVYEGDIPVVESEIIQVIQGKLDPKQSDKYQRFATILSWADNIRRLRVRANADVPEQAKIARGFGAEGIGLCRTEHMFFSDDRIPIMQKMILARTKEEREKSLDQLLPLQKQDFIGLYREMEGFPVTIRLLDPPLHEFLPKREELMVEIAQLELTGRDGARLEEKRRLLARVEELHEFNPMLGLRGCRLGITMPEITRMQARAIMEAACELAKEGKKIVPEIMIPLVGMVSEMKSQKDLVREVAQETMKRYNVKLSYLVGTMIELPRAAVTADRIAEEAEFFSFGTNDLTQTTFGFSRDDAAKFIDYYKTVGIMETDPFAVLDREGVGSLMKQAITAGRKTRFGIKLGICGEHGGDPSSVEFCHQLGLDYVSCSPYRVAIARLAAAHGALAEAEAKRSARTATPPRAKAQTPTRTGRRQVRVSRKKR; via the coding sequence GTGGCAAAGAAATATGTGTTCTATTTCGGCGATGGAAAGGCCGAGGGTACTTCCAACATGAAGGAGCTGCTTGGCGGCAAGGGAGCGGGATTGGCCGAAATGACGAACCTGGGCATCTCGGTCCCCCCCGGCTTCACGATCTCGACGGAAGCCTGTGTCGAATACTACAATCTTGGAAAGAAATATCCTTCAGGCATGTGGGACGCGGCGTTGCAATCTCTCAAACGCGTCGAGCGGTCGATGGGGATGGGGTTCGGCAATCCTGAGCGTCCGCTCTTGGTGTCGGTCCGTTCCGGCGCACGGGCATCGATGCCCGGCATGATGGACACGGTCCTGAACGTCGGCCTTACGACCAAGACCGTCGAAGGGCTGGCCGCCAAGACCCGTAACGATCGGTTCGCCCAGGACAGTTACCGCCGATTCGTCTCCATGTTCGGCAGCATCGTCATGGGCGTGCCGCGCGAGCATTTCGAAGCCATTCTCAAACACAAAAAAACAGAGGTCGGCGTCACGCACGAGACGCATCTGGACGCCCGGCATCTTCGCGAGCTCGTTGCCAGCTTCAAGGCGCTGGTCAAGGAAGAGACGAAGAAGGACTTCCCCGATGAACCGCTCGATCAACTGCGCATGGCGATCAACGCGGTATTTTCTTCTTGGTTCGGCGCGCGGGCGATCACCTATCGGAGACTCTATGGAATTCCGGATTCGTGGGGCACGGCGGTCAATGTGGTCGCGATGGTCTTCGGGAACATGGGGGAAACGAGCGGTACCGGGGTCGCATTCACGCGCAGTCCGAGTTCGGGTGATAAGGCCTTCTTCGGCGAATGTCTCATGAACGCCCAAGGCGAGGACGTCGTGGCGGGGATCAGGACTCCGCTGCCGGTCAATGCCCTCGCGAAGAACGTTCCCGACGCGTACAAAGAATTGGAGCACACCTATAAGAAGCTCGAAAAGCATTATCGCGACATGCTCGACCTGGAGTTCACCATCCAGGAAGGCAAGCTGTACATGCTGCAGACCCGCGTCGGCAAGCGGACCGGGATTGCGGCGGTGAAGATTGCCGTCGATATGGTGAAGGAAGGCGCGATTTCAAAACAGGAAGCCGTCCAGCGCATCGGCCCCGATCAGCTTGCCCAGTATCTCTATCCGATATTCGATACGAAAGAAGAGTCCAAGGCCAATCCGCTCGGAAAGGGGCTGCCGGCCGGACCTGGCGCGGCGGCGGGAAAGATCGCCCTGACGCCGGATCGGGCGGTCGAAATGAAAGCTTCCGGCAACCGCGTTGTCCTGGTCCGGCAGGAAACGAGCCCCGATGATATTCACGGGATGAATGCGGCGGCGGGATTTCTCACGGCGCGAGGCGGCATGACGTCCCATGCGGCCGTGGTGGCACGCCAGATGGGCAAGGTGTGCGTTGCGGGCTGTGAATCGGTGGATGTGCTCGACAGTCAGACGGTCAAGATCGGCGCCAAGACGTTCCGTGAAGGCGATTTCCTCTCCGTCAACGGATCCACCGGGAACGTGTACGAAGGGGATATTCCGGTCGTCGAATCGGAGATTATCCAGGTCATCCAGGGGAAACTGGACCCAAAACAATCGGACAAATACCAACGGTTTGCGACGATCCTGTCCTGGGCCGACAACATTCGCAGACTCCGCGTTCGGGCCAATGCCGATGTGCCGGAGCAGGCGAAGATTGCCAGAGGGTTCGGCGCGGAAGGTATCGGACTCTGCCGAACCGAACACATGTTTTTCTCCGATGATCGAATCCCGATCATGCAGAAAATGATTCTGGCGAGGACGAAGGAAGAACGCGAGAAGTCCCTGGATCAACTCCTGCCGCTTCAGAAGCAAGATTTCATCGGCCTGTACCGTGAAATGGAAGGGTTTCCGGTCACCATCCGATTGCTCGATCCGCCGCTCCACGAGTTCCTGCCCAAGCGCGAAGAGCTGATGGTCGAGATTGCGCAGCTCGAATTGACGGGCCGCGATGGCGCCAGGCTGGAAGAAAAACGCAGACTGCTCGCGCGTGTCGAGGAGTTGCATGAATTCAATCCGATGCTGGGGCTTCGCGGCTGCCGACTGGGCATCACCATGCCCGAGATCACACGGATGCAGGCGCGGGCGATCATGGAAGCGGCCTGCGAACTCGCGAAAGAAGGAAAGAAAATCGTGCCCGAGATCATGATTCCGCTGGTGGGGATGGTCTCGGAAATGAAGTCGCAAAAAGATCTCGTGCGCGAAGTGGCTCAGGAGACGATGAAACGCTACAACGTGAAACTCTCCTATCTCGTCGGCACGATGATCGAATTGCCGCGCGCCGCAGTCACAGCAGACCGGATTGCCGAAGAAGCCGAGTTTTTTTCCTTCGGCACGAACGATCTCACGCAGACGACGTTCGGTTTTTCACGCGATGATGCGGCCAAGTTCATCGATTATTACAAGACCGTCGGCATCATGGAAACCGATCCGTTTGCCGTTCTTGACCGTGAAGGCGTCGGCTCGCTGATGAAACAGGCCATCACCGCCGGGCGTAAGACGCGGTTCGGGATCAAACTCGGTATTTGCGGCGAACATGGAGGCGATCCAAGTTCGGTCGAATTTTGCCACCAGCTTGGGCTCGACTATGTCAGCTGTTCGCCCTATCGTGTGGCGATCGCACGGCTGGCTGCCGCTCATGGTGCGCTGGCAGAGGCCGAGGCGAAGCGGTCGGCACGGACTGCCACTCCTCCGCGCGCGAAGGCGCAGACGCCCACTCGAACCGGACGCCGCCAAGTCCGGGTCTCTCGTAAGAAGCGGTGA
- the glyS gene encoding glycine--tRNA ligase subunit beta, producing MNKKSKMNSNKKSKKKMAQREGQSSGTAELLLEIGVEELPYQFIAPALSELEKQAAFFFSFHKIQDNDSIKTYATPRRLVLVVERLSTFTDPSNIQGPSKSVAFDQAGLPTKAAIGFAKGQGVEVESLQVGQTPKGQYVYAVKPGRSTEIVLPEILPQIVAELSFPKAMKWTEGGMRFARPIRWLVALLDGKLLQKIEIAGVKASNRTFGHRVMGGGKSIVVRDYDSYNKSLKRAGVMVDPARRRVIIQDQLDKLCTQGRVSLNPDEALIDQAVFTTEWPHAVMGNFKADYLAVPSEILMTSMKEHQGFFSVREKNTEKLAPHFIAVVNNQPKYISVIRAGNERVLAARLADAKFFFDEDRKTSLEERARKLGGVTFHQKLGTMAEKQERIGKLVTYVVSKFNDDPSMFDFTIPCRRAARLCKADLITNVVGEFPELQGIMGGEYAKHDGESENVWKAIRDQYLPRGMEGELPETLEGLALSLADKLDTIVAFFHAGIVPRGSEDPYALRRHALSIVRIIIEGNLRVDLVELVRAAEEIVGESITSQPSLLNSPLSFIFERFKFYAGIKYVKRDDVMSAVCDNAYSRRPIDLLDILEKMKDLQRVSSRPEFDPLMIGFKRASRIVEKEKWSRQPVEPSLFVDSSEQELHSQVLKVSVDLPIHMKNRQYDQALNRLVGLKPGIDAFFAEVMVNAEDQQLRSNRLSLLKDVEELFKSFADFSRIVVQGS from the coding sequence ATGAACAAAAAGTCGAAGATGAACTCGAACAAGAAGTCGAAAAAGAAGATGGCTCAGCGTGAGGGCCAGTCGTCAGGAACGGCTGAGTTGCTGCTTGAGATCGGGGTCGAGGAATTGCCGTATCAGTTCATTGCGCCGGCGCTGTCCGAGCTGGAAAAGCAGGCTGCTTTCTTTTTTAGTTTTCACAAGATTCAAGACAACGATTCTATCAAAACCTACGCAACTCCAAGGCGGCTTGTATTGGTTGTTGAGCGCCTATCAACTTTCACGGATCCCAGCAATATTCAGGGGCCATCGAAGTCCGTAGCTTTCGATCAAGCTGGATTACCGACCAAAGCAGCAATTGGTTTCGCTAAAGGCCAAGGCGTGGAGGTCGAGAGTTTGCAAGTCGGGCAAACACCAAAAGGCCAATATGTCTATGCAGTTAAGCCAGGACGCTCGACCGAAATAGTCCTGCCCGAAATACTGCCACAAATTGTCGCTGAACTGTCATTTCCTAAGGCGATGAAGTGGACCGAGGGTGGTATGCGCTTCGCCAGGCCTATTCGATGGTTGGTGGCCCTATTAGACGGCAAGCTACTACAGAAGATAGAGATTGCGGGAGTCAAGGCCAGCAATCGGACATTTGGCCATCGTGTCATGGGCGGCGGAAAATCGATCGTTGTGCGTGACTATGACAGTTACAATAAGAGTCTTAAACGAGCAGGTGTGATGGTCGATCCAGCCAGGCGCCGGGTTATTATACAAGACCAACTTGATAAGCTCTGTACCCAGGGTCGAGTCAGTTTAAACCCGGACGAGGCACTAATCGACCAAGCCGTGTTCACAACGGAATGGCCTCATGCAGTAATGGGAAACTTCAAGGCCGACTATCTGGCTGTACCGTCAGAAATTCTCATGACTTCTATGAAGGAGCATCAAGGGTTCTTCTCTGTCCGGGAGAAGAACACAGAAAAACTGGCCCCTCATTTTATTGCCGTGGTGAACAATCAACCGAAGTATATCTCAGTAATTCGGGCTGGTAATGAGCGGGTGTTGGCGGCCAGACTGGCGGACGCAAAATTCTTTTTTGACGAGGACCGCAAGACCAGCCTCGAAGAACGGGCGAGGAAACTTGGAGGAGTGACGTTCCATCAAAAACTAGGCACGATGGCAGAGAAGCAAGAGCGCATAGGCAAGCTGGTCACTTACGTGGTATCAAAATTTAATGACGATCCGTCGATGTTTGATTTCACTATCCCGTGTCGCAGAGCGGCCAGGTTGTGCAAGGCGGACTTAATCACGAATGTTGTTGGAGAGTTCCCTGAGCTGCAAGGAATTATGGGGGGAGAGTATGCCAAGCATGATGGGGAGTCAGAAAATGTGTGGAAAGCCATAAGGGATCAATATCTCCCCCGTGGTATGGAAGGGGAATTGCCAGAAACTTTAGAGGGACTGGCACTCTCGCTTGCTGATAAGCTCGATACGATCGTTGCTTTTTTTCACGCTGGAATTGTTCCTCGCGGATCAGAGGATCCTTATGCACTGAGACGTCATGCTCTTTCTATTGTCCGCATAATAATCGAAGGAAATCTGAGAGTAGACTTGGTTGAGCTTGTCCGTGCTGCTGAAGAAATCGTAGGAGAAAGTATTACTTCTCAACCATCACTGCTAAATAGTCCGCTGAGTTTTATTTTTGAACGGTTCAAATTTTATGCTGGAATAAAGTACGTGAAACGCGACGATGTTATGTCAGCAGTATGCGACAACGCTTATTCTCGAAGGCCAATCGATTTATTGGATATTCTTGAGAAAATGAAGGATTTGCAAAGGGTGTCTTCTAGACCCGAATTCGATCCTCTGATGATTGGATTTAAGCGTGCATCCCGTATTGTCGAGAAAGAAAAATGGTCCCGGCAACCGGTCGAGCCAAGTTTATTTGTGGATTCATCTGAGCAGGAATTGCATAGTCAGGTTTTGAAAGTCTCCGTGGACTTACCAATTCATATGAAAAATAGGCAATACGATCAGGCTCTCAATCGCCTTGTTGGGCTCAAGCCTGGCATCGACGCGTTTTTTGCAGAAGTGATGGTGAACGCAGAGGATCAGCAGCTCAGGAGCAACCGGCTGTCGTTGCTCAAGGACGTTGAAGAATTGTTCAAGTCGTTCGCGGACTTTTCCCGTATTGTGGTACAAGGAAGTTAG
- a CDS encoding glycine--tRNA ligase subunit alpha, whose protein sequence is MTFQDLILTLNRFWADRGCVIHQPYDLEMGAGTFHPATFLRSLGPEPWRAAYPQACRRPADGRYGENPNRMQHYYQYQVVLKPAPDNIQDMYLESLATLGIDPKRHDIRFIQDDWESPTLGAWGLGWEVRLDGMEITQFTYFQEIGGIELAPITGEITYGTERIAMYLQQVNKVYDLAWNDWATYGDIHHETEVQFSRYNFEEAGVDMLMNAFQACEAECKRLLDQSDRRLTLPAYDYCIKSSHAFNLLDARGAISVAERTGYIARVRALARRCAERYIEERAAMGHPLIEREKSAGRTRPRTNSGTVASRS, encoded by the coding sequence GTGACCTTCCAGGACCTCATCCTGACCCTCAACCGTTTTTGGGCCGACCGCGGCTGCGTCATTCATCAACCCTATGATCTTGAGATGGGTGCCGGAACGTTTCATCCCGCCACATTTCTGCGATCGCTCGGCCCGGAACCGTGGCGGGCGGCCTACCCGCAGGCCTGCCGGAGGCCCGCGGACGGACGGTACGGAGAAAATCCCAACCGGATGCAGCACTACTATCAATATCAAGTCGTGTTGAAGCCTGCTCCGGACAATATCCAGGATATGTATCTCGAAAGCCTGGCGACCCTGGGCATTGATCCGAAACGGCACGACATTCGGTTTATTCAGGATGACTGGGAGTCGCCGACGCTTGGTGCCTGGGGACTGGGATGGGAAGTGCGCCTCGACGGCATGGAAATCACGCAGTTCACCTATTTCCAGGAAATCGGGGGCATCGAATTGGCCCCCATCACCGGTGAGATCACCTATGGCACCGAACGTATCGCGATGTATCTGCAACAGGTGAACAAGGTCTATGACCTCGCCTGGAACGACTGGGCGACGTACGGCGATATCCATCATGAGACTGAAGTGCAGTTCTCACGATACAATTTCGAAGAAGCCGGCGTGGATATGTTGATGAATGCCTTTCAGGCCTGCGAGGCCGAATGCAAACGGCTCCTCGACCAGTCCGATCGACGACTCACGTTGCCCGCCTACGATTACTGCATCAAATCTTCACACGCCTTCAATCTCCTGGATGCACGTGGCGCGATCAGCGTGGCGGAACGGACCGGATATATCGCCCGCGTGCGGGCATTGGCAAGGCGCTGCGCCGAGCGCTACATCGAAGAACGGGCGGCCATGGGACACCCGCTGATTGAGCGCGAGAAATCTGCCGGACGGACTCGGCCGAGAACCAACTCCGGAACTGTGGCAAGCCGGTCATGA
- a CDS encoding Rrf2 family transcriptional regulator, with amino-acid sequence MKLSKKSEYGLRALLELTTVQGKSLQRHEIASRQHIPVEFLEQILLALKRAGLLSSRRGMNGGYQLIKSPDDITLGQVIRILDGPLAPIGCVSKTAYQKCSDCPYTDKPQCPVQRVMGTVRDAIADILDNYSLNDFAAGHRPI; translated from the coding sequence ATGAAGCTGTCGAAAAAAAGCGAGTATGGGCTGAGGGCCTTGCTCGAACTCACGACCGTACAAGGAAAATCGCTGCAGCGTCACGAAATTGCTTCTCGACAGCATATTCCTGTTGAATTTCTCGAACAAATCCTGCTGGCCCTGAAACGGGCCGGGCTGCTCTCCAGCCGCCGGGGTATGAACGGCGGATACCAGTTGATCAAATCGCCCGACGACATAACCCTCGGACAAGTCATCCGCATTCTCGACGGGCCGCTGGCGCCGATCGGATGCGTGAGTAAGACGGCGTACCAGAAATGCTCGGACTGTCCCTACACCGACAAACCACAATGTCCGGTGCAGCGGGTGATGGGAACCGTTCGCGATGCGATTGCCGACATTCTCGATAACTACTCGCTCAATGATTTCGCCGCCGGCCATCGACCCATCTGA
- a CDS encoding transketolase: MASPATSPAMLTELHNKATHLRIESVKATSEAGSGHPSSCCSAADIVAVLFFSVMRYDPKNPKTPNSDRFVLSKGHAAPLLYAAWAEAGLFPKSELLKLRTLHSDLEGHPTPRLSFVDMATGSLGQGLPVGIGIALNAKYVDALDHRTYVLMGDGESVEGSVWEAADLARQHKLDNLCAIIDVNRLGQSDPTMLQHDMAMYQARWSGFGWHAIVVDGHDISALVAAFDEASRTKGKPTILLAKTYKGKGISFIEDHPNWHGKPIPKGEDTQKALAELNGQLKPNGTPVSIAKPSAPAPHPTAATALPPPPYKIGEAAATREAFGIALEALGGANPSVVALDADVKNSTYTDKFGKKFPNRFFENFIAEQNMLGAAAGLAACGKIPFVATFAAFFSRAYDFVRMAAISQSNIKLVGTHVGVSIGEDGPSQMGLEDIAMMAAQPGVTVLYPSDGTCTYRLVELAAQHKGMVYIRAGRPKSPVLYGAQESFQIGGSKVLRQSASDALTIVGAGVTLFEALKAYDQLKAAGIMVRVIDLYSIVPIDQTTLLDSARATHGRLLTVEDHYAHGGLGDAVLSAVGPEGIKVHKLAVRSIPHSGKPEELVNHFGIGAGSIVEAAKQIIK, encoded by the coding sequence ATGGCCAGCCCAGCGACTTCACCAGCAATGCTTACCGAGCTGCACAATAAGGCCACGCACCTGCGGATCGAGAGCGTGAAGGCGACCAGTGAAGCCGGCAGTGGCCATCCGTCAAGCTGCTGTTCCGCCGCCGACATCGTCGCCGTCCTCTTCTTTTCCGTCATGCGATATGACCCGAAAAATCCCAAGACCCCGAACAGCGATCGATTCGTTCTTTCCAAAGGTCACGCCGCCCCGCTTCTCTATGCCGCATGGGCTGAGGCCGGCTTGTTCCCCAAAAGCGAATTGCTCAAGCTCCGCACGCTGCATTCGGACCTGGAGGGGCATCCGACTCCCCGTCTGTCTTTTGTCGATATGGCGACCGGCTCTCTGGGGCAAGGATTGCCCGTTGGAATCGGCATCGCGCTCAACGCCAAATACGTCGATGCGCTCGATCACCGAACCTACGTGCTGATGGGCGACGGAGAATCCGTCGAGGGATCCGTCTGGGAGGCGGCCGATCTCGCCCGCCAACACAAACTCGACAATCTCTGCGCGATCATCGACGTGAACCGGCTCGGACAGAGCGACCCGACCATGTTGCAGCACGACATGGCCATGTATCAGGCACGATGGTCCGGATTCGGATGGCATGCGATCGTCGTCGATGGTCACGACATCTCCGCATTGGTGGCCGCCTTTGACGAGGCTTCCCGCACCAAGGGCAAACCCACGATCCTCCTGGCCAAAACCTATAAGGGCAAAGGCATTTCGTTTATCGAAGATCATCCAAATTGGCATGGCAAGCCGATTCCCAAAGGGGAAGACACGCAGAAGGCGCTCGCGGAACTCAACGGACAATTGAAGCCCAACGGCACGCCGGTTTCGATCGCAAAACCGTCCGCACCGGCCCCGCATCCGACTGCCGCCACGGCGCTGCCTCCTCCGCCATACAAGATCGGCGAAGCGGCGGCCACTCGGGAAGCGTTTGGGATCGCGCTCGAAGCTCTCGGAGGCGCCAATCCCTCCGTCGTTGCCCTCGACGCCGACGTCAAGAATTCGACCTACACCGACAAATTCGGCAAGAAATTCCCGAACCGGTTCTTCGAGAATTTCATCGCCGAACAGAACATGCTCGGTGCGGCCGCCGGCCTCGCCGCCTGCGGAAAGATTCCGTTCGTCGCCACCTTTGCGGCCTTTTTCTCCCGGGCCTACGATTTCGTCCGCATGGCGGCGATCAGCCAATCCAACATCAAGCTCGTGGGGACGCACGTCGGGGTGAGTATCGGAGAAGACGGCCCGTCTCAGATGGGGCTGGAAGACATCGCCATGATGGCCGCCCAGCCTGGAGTGACCGTCTTGTACCCCTCCGACGGCACCTGCACGTATCGGCTGGTCGAATTGGCCGCGCAGCATAAAGGCATGGTGTACATTCGAGCCGGACGTCCGAAATCTCCGGTCCTCTACGGCGCCCAGGAATCTTTTCAGATCGGCGGATCAAAAGTCCTCAGGCAGAGCGCGTCGGACGCCCTGACGATCGTAGGAGCCGGCGTAACGTTGTTCGAGGCCTTGAAGGCGTACGACCAATTGAAGGCGGCCGGCATCATGGTGCGCGTGATTGATCTGTATAGCATCGTGCCGATCGACCAGACCACGCTGCTGGATAGCGCCAGGGCGACGCACGGGCGGTTGCTCACCGTGGAAGACCATTACGCCCACGGTGGATTGGGTGATGCGGTCTTGAGCGCCGTCGGACCGGAAGGCATCAAAGTCCATAAGCTCGCGGTCCGTTCGATTCCACACAGCGGAAAACCGGAAGAGCTGGTCAACCACTTTGGCATCGGAGCGGGATCCATTGTCGAAGCGGCAAAACAAATCATCAAGTAA